One region of Flavobacterium sp. GSB-24 genomic DNA includes:
- a CDS encoding sulfatase-like hydrolase/transferase, whose product MPAYKKITKIVIPILIILLILAAFLFWPINTNETLVKEDQKLAEGKNEFLASKVAADSVSGKKTNIIILLADDLGKYDISLYGGKSTPTPQIDSLAASGVTFTDGYASAAICSPSRAGLITGRYQERFGHEYQPGDRYPKNNLEYYAFKYLLDTNNWKLNDKIKYPNDASIATQGLPKSEITFADLAKRQGYSTGIIGKWHLGHNKGFFPLDRGFDYHYGFYQAFSLYAPEDNNPDIVNHHHKDFTDKTIWGKGRVGIGQIRRDNTIIDEKAYLTEKFADEAEAFIDKNKNKPFLLYIPFNAPHTPFQVRKKYYDRFPNVKDENKRVYFAMISALDDAIGRIRAKVKKEGLEENTLIIFASDNGGADYTFATTNAPLKGGKFSHFEGGINVPFALSWKGKIKPNTVYKKPVSTLDFFTTIAAAIHSDLPKDRVYDGVDLVATVNENKTAHKDLYWRSGDAKAIRSGDWKLIISGKTHENWLYNLASDKFETTDLAQKNPEKVKELQTALQTWEKGLIDPLWPNLTYYEFDFGKQKYFVDL is encoded by the coding sequence ATGCCAGCATATAAAAAAATAACCAAGATCGTTATACCCATTTTAATTATTCTGCTTATTCTAGCCGCCTTTCTATTCTGGCCAATCAATACCAATGAAACCCTAGTAAAAGAAGATCAAAAACTAGCCGAAGGAAAAAACGAATTTTTAGCATCAAAAGTTGCTGCTGATTCCGTTTCTGGAAAAAAGACCAATATTATTATTCTTTTAGCCGATGATTTAGGCAAATATGATATTTCGCTCTACGGCGGAAAATCGACTCCAACACCACAGATTGATTCTCTGGCAGCATCTGGCGTTACATTTACAGATGGATATGCATCGGCTGCGATTTGTTCGCCTTCGAGAGCTGGATTAATAACAGGAAGATATCAGGAACGTTTTGGACATGAATATCAGCCAGGCGATCGTTATCCTAAAAACAACTTAGAATATTATGCTTTTAAATATTTGCTGGATACCAATAATTGGAAATTAAACGATAAGATCAAATATCCAAATGACGCCTCTATTGCAACGCAGGGTTTGCCAAAATCTGAAATTACTTTTGCCGATTTAGCCAAAAGACAAGGTTACAGCACCGGTATTATCGGGAAATGGCATTTGGGACATAACAAAGGATTTTTTCCGCTGGATAGAGGTTTCGATTACCATTACGGATTTTATCAGGCTTTTTCATTATATGCTCCAGAAGATAATAATCCTGATATTGTAAATCATCATCATAAAGATTTTACCGATAAAACGATTTGGGGAAAAGGCCGTGTCGGAATTGGACAAATTCGCCGAGACAATACCATAATTGATGAAAAAGCGTATTTAACAGAAAAATTTGCTGACGAAGCCGAAGCTTTTATCGATAAAAATAAAAACAAACCTTTCTTGCTGTACATTCCTTTTAATGCACCACACACGCCATTTCAGGTTCGAAAAAAATATTACGATCGTTTTCCGAATGTAAAAGACGAAAACAAACGCGTTTATTTTGCGATGATCAGCGCTTTGGATGATGCGATTGGCAGAATTCGTGCAAAAGTGAAAAAAGAAGGACTTGAAGAGAATACTTTAATCATTTTTGCCAGTGATAATGGCGGTGCCGATTATACTTTTGCCACAACAAATGCACCGTTAAAAGGCGGTAAATTTTCTCATTTTGAAGGCGGTATAAATGTTCCTTTTGCACTTTCGTGGAAAGGAAAAATCAAACCAAATACGGTTTACAAAAAACCGGTTAGTACTTTAGATTTTTTCACCACAATTGCCGCAGCCATACATTCTGATTTACCAAAAGATAGAGTTTATGACGGTGTAGATCTAGTTGCAACAGTAAATGAAAATAAAACAGCTCATAAAGATTTATACTGGCGCTCGGGCGATGCAAAAGCGATTAGAAGCGGCGACTGGAAATTAATCATTAGCGGCAAAACACATGAAAATTGGCTGTATAATCTTGCTTCTGATAAATTTGAAACAACAGATCTAGCGCAGAAAAATCCAGAAAAGGTAAAAGAATTGCAAACTGCTTTACAAACTTGGGAAAAAGGTTTGATTGATCCGCTTTGGCCAAATCTAACCTATTATGAATTTGATTTTGGAAAACAAAAATACTTTGTAGATCTCTAA